Proteins from one Oncorhynchus tshawytscha isolate Ot180627B linkage group LG16, Otsh_v2.0, whole genome shotgun sequence genomic window:
- the LOC112236925 gene encoding eukaryotic translation initiation factor 5A-1 — translation MADPELDFTTGESGASATIPMQCSALRKNGHVVLKGRPCKIVEMSTSKTGKHGHAKVNMVGIDIFTNKKYEDMCPSTHNMDVPHIKRNEFQLLNITDGFMSLMGDNGDVREDLRVPDSDLGKEIEQKFAAGEDILVSVLAAMGEECAVAVKQMTGGK, via the exons ATGGCAGATCCCGAACTTGACTTCACCACCGGAGAGTCTGGTGCCTCCGCCACCATTCCTATGCAGTGCTCTGCCCTGCGAAAGAACGGTCACGTGGTGTTAAAGGGACGCCCATGTAAGATTGTGGAAATGTCCACCTCCAAGACCGGAAAGCATGGACACGCCAAG GTTAACATGGTGGGCATTGACATCTTCACCAACAAGAAGTATGAGGACATGTGCCCCTCCACCCACAACATGGATGTGCCCCACATCAAGAGGAATGAGTTCCAG CTGTTGAACATCACTGATGGGTTCATGTCCCTCATGGGTGACAATGGTGATGTGAGGGAGGACCTGCGTGTGCCTGATTCAGACCTGGGAAAGGAGATCGAGCAGAAGTTTGCTGCCGGTGAAGATATCCTG GTCTCTGTGCTGGCCGCTATGGGGGAGGAGTGTGCTGTGGCCGTTAAGCAGATGACCGGTGGCAAATAG